From Lolium perenne isolate Kyuss_39 chromosome 5, Kyuss_2.0, whole genome shotgun sequence, a single genomic window includes:
- the LOC127303948 gene encoding uncharacterized protein: MLPYPNPHSFWISREPPVQAPNPAGSFTMAPQAYLDHQMQHYDHFFPGNANQFNNSETLEAVLRPRPSAATPAATAAAHDAARNGATMAVTGAGHARARKRPFRTDRHSKIRTAQGVRDRRMRLSLDVARDFFALQDQLGFDKASKTVDWLLTQSKPAIERLSAESSRRPSVAGGGENGVSSSLSSAERGGRRLKETETAGAGSGKGEVDHMERVMMMRARGGGTTTSVLMEQMNGGLMSSPMAVSGEYCYDLGDMVYNNGGECDDDGEYEEDGDFLDGMQY; this comes from the coding sequence ATGTTGCCTTACCCTAACCCTCACAGTTTCTGGATCTCCCGGGAACCCCCCGTGCAGGCGCCAAACCCTGCCGGCAGCTTCACTATGGCGCCCCAAGCGTATCTGGATCATCAGATGCAGCACTACGACCACTTCTTCCCCGGCAACGCCAACCAGTTCAACAACTCCGAGACGCTGGAGGCCGTACTCAGGCCGCGCCCGTCGGCTGCTActccggcggcgacggcggccgcGCATGACGCGGCAAGAAACGGTGCCACCATGGCCGTCACAGGGGCCGGCCACGCGAGGGCGCGGAAGCGTCCGTTCAGGACGGACCGGCACAGCAAGATCCGGACGGCGCAGGGCGTCCGCGACCGCCGGATGCGGCTCTCCCTCGACGTGGCGCGCGACTTCTTCGCGCTGCAGGACCAGCTCGGTTTCGACAAGGCCAGCAAGACGGTGGACTGGCTGCTCACTCAGTCCAAACCGGCCATTGAACGCCTCTCCGCTGAGTCCTCTCGGCGGCCTAGCGTCGCCGGCGGCGGAGAAAACGGCGTGTCGTCGTCCCTCTCGTCGGCGGAGCGCGGGGGGCGCCGGCTCAAGGAGACGGAGACTGCTGGTGCCGGGTCAGGTAAGGGGGAAGTGGATCATATGGAGAGGGTGATGATGATGAGGGCCAGAGGTGGCGGGACGACGACGTCGGTTCTCATGGAGCAGATGAACGGGGGGCTCATGTCGTCCCCGATGGCTGTCAGCGGGGAGTACTGCTATGACCTCGGCGACATGGtgtacaacaatggaggagaatgCGATGACGATGGCGAGTACGAGGAAGACGGTGATTTCTTGGACGGTATGCAATACTAA